In Centroberyx gerrardi isolate f3 chromosome 11, fCenGer3.hap1.cur.20231027, whole genome shotgun sequence, the following are encoded in one genomic region:
- the drd1b gene encoding dopamine receptor D1b, with product MDQNFSTVRDGKQLLPERDSSKRVLTGCFLFLLILTTLLGNTLVCAAVTKFRHLRSKVTNFFVISLAISDLLVAILVMPWKAATEIVGFWPFGAFCNVWVAFDIMCSTASILNLCVISVDRYWAISSPFRYERKMTPKVACLMISVAWTLSVLISFIPVQLNWHKAQTTSYAELNGTYPGDLPPDNCDSSLNRTYAISSSLISFYIPVAIMIVTYTRIYRIAQKQIRRISALERAAESAKNRHSSMGNSSNIESESSFKMSFKRETKVLKTLSVIMGVFVCCWLPFFILNCMVPFCEPNLPDGAADFPCISSTTFDVFVWFGWANSSLNPIIYAFNADFRKAFSILLGCHRLCPGSNAIEIVSINNNTGAPTSNPNTQYQPKSHIPKEGNHSASYVIPHSILCQEEELQKKDGCGGEVELGMVNNAMEKLSPAISGNLDSDTEVTLEKINPITQNGQHKAVSC from the coding sequence ATGGATCAGAATTTCTCGACGGTCCGAGACGGCAAGCAGCTGCTACCGGAGAGAGACTCGTCCAAACGCGTCCTGACAGgatgcttcctcttcctcctcatcctcaccaCGTTGCTAGGCAACACCCTGGTGTGCGCCGCTGTCACCAAGTTCCGACACCTGAGGTCGAAGGTCACCAACTTCTTCGTCATCTCCCTGGCCATCTCCGACCTTCTGGTAGCCATCTTGGTCATGCCGTGGAAGGCGGCGACGGAGATCGTGGGGTTTTGGCCGTTTGGCGCGTTCTGCAACGTCTGGGTGGCGTTTGACATCATGTGCTCCACGGCCTCCATCTTGAACCTGTGTGTCATTAGCGTAGACCGGTACTGGGCCATCTCTAGCCCATTCCGCTACGAACGGAAGATGACCCCGAAAGTGGCGTGTCTGATGATCAGTGTGGCGTGGACGCTGTCGGTCCTCATCTCCTTCATTCCTGTTCAGCTGAACTGGCACAAAGCTCAGACGACCAGCTACGCGGAGCTAAATGGAACGTACCCCGGTGATCTGCCCCCCGACAACTGCGACTCCAGCCTTAACAGGACCTAcgccatctcctcctccctcatcagCTTCTACATCCCCGTGGCCATCATGATCGTCACCTACACCCGGATCTACCGCATCGCCCAGAAACAGATACGGAGGATCTCTGCCCTGGAGCGGGCAGCCGAGAGTGCCAAAAACCGTCACAGCAGCATGGGAAATAGCTCAAACATAGAGAGCGAGAGctcattcaaaatgtcattcAAACGAGAAACCAAAGTCTTAAAGACGCTGTCGGTGATCatgggagtgtttgtgtgctgcTGGCTGCCCTTCTTCATCCTCAACTGTATGGTTCCGTTCTGCGAGCCGAACTTGCCGGACGGCGCCGCCGACTTCCCCTGTATCAGCTCCACCACCTTTGACGTGTTCGTGTGGTTCGGCTGGGCAAACTCCTCGCTCAACCCCATCATCTATGCCTTCAACGCCGACTTCCGCAAGGCCTTTTCCATCCTGCTGGGCTGCCACCGGCTCTGCCCGGGCAGCAACGCCATCGAGATCGTCAGCATTAACAACAACACGGGAGCCCCTACCTCTAACCCCAACACTCAGTATCAACCCAAGAGCCACATCCCGAAGGAGGGCAACCATTCGGCCAGCTACGTGATTCCCCACAGCATCTTGTGTCAGGAGGAGGAGTTACAGAAGAAGGATGGCTGTGGAGGGGAGGTAGAGCTGGGGATGGTGAACAACGCCATGGAGAAACTCTCCCCTGCCATCTCTGGGAATTTAGACAGCGATACTGAGGTCACGCTGGAAAAGATCAATCCCATCACACAGAACGGACAGCATAAAGCCGTGTCGTGTTGA